The region TTCAACAAAATGAGCCGGTGCTCTTGGAGTGGGAATGGTTCAGGTCAGCTTTAACGGAAGGTCAAAAGATTATTCCCCCATCACTTTAATGACAAGCCGTTTGCGGCGCCGACCGTCAAACTCGGCGTAATAGATTTGCTGCCAGGGACCCAGATCCAGGCGTCCGTTGGTGATCGGTACAATAACCTGATGATGGATGAGCAGGCTCTTCAGGTGCGCATCGCCGTTGGTTTCCCCGGTTCGATGGTGCTTGTAATCCTGTCTAAACGGTGCCAGGCGCTGCACCCACTCATCGATGTCCTCGATCAGTCCCGATTCAGCGTCATTGACATAGACCGCCGCTGTGATATGCATGGCGGAAACCAGCACCATCCCTTCCTGCACGCCGCTTTTTGCGACCACCGCTTCCACCTGATCAGTGAGGTTGATGTACTCGCGCAGGTTTTTACAATGAAACCAGAGATACTCGGTCGCGGTTTTCATCTTTCACACCATATATTCTTCATCCAACAGCAGGGCTTCCCGCTCGAACAAAGATTGATTAATGTTGTCGATAAAGTCCTGAACGTGGAGAAAATGGTCCTCGATAACGGCTTTGTGCAAGGGGTGGCTGTTCAGGGCCACAAATTCCAGGGCCAGCTTTTCCAACTCGAGAATCATCACGCGTTCAAACTCGTAGACGCGTTGCAAGCGGCGTTCAGCGAGCCGGTCCTGGGAAAAAAATCCTCCTCCCAGATAGGTCGGTGTGGCCAGACTCTGATAAATCGTGCCAAGCTTGCGGCGAGTGCTCAAAATGAGCTCCTGCAGCCGCTGCTGATCTTCAGGCAAAACGGTCTGCGGCGTGGACTCGAGACTCTTGAGCAATGCCTTGATCCGTTGCTGCAAATGATGCCGGATTTTGAGGTCTGTGCCCTCTCTGTGCAGGCTTTGCTCATAGCCGTCATAGCCGGCAATGAGCCGAGAAAGCGCTTGTATCGAGTCAATGGCTGAAGAGGGGTTCTCCATAGAGACTCCTGGATTCAACAAAAAGGCGGTAAATTCTTGCCCTGATCTTGTTCATTTACCGTATGGAGTTATGCGCAGTGGATGATGGCGTAGGTGAAGACAAGTATATGGTCAACTGATCTCTATCTTCAATAAAGGGTAGACAGCAGATTATGTGGGTTTTTACAATAATAATTTATAAAGGATTGAACTAAAAGTCAACATCTTTCGTCAGGGAGCGGCCCGATTGACCAGCTTGTAGATTTCCGCCTCGACAAACAGGGTGAACAGGGCTGCATCCAGCTTGCCCACCTTGACCTCCTCCTCGAGGATGGCCAGGGCTTTGGCCGGCGGGACCGCCTTTTTATACGGCCGGTCCCACGCCGTCAGCGCATCATAGATATCCGCTATGGCCATCATTTTCGCTGGCAGAGGGATCTGCTCCCCTGGCAGCCGTCTTGGATAGCCGGTTCCATCGAGCTTTTCATGATGCGCATATGCGATGAGCGGCACATCCCGAAGATGCGCCGCCCAGGGGATGCGGCTGAGAAAGTTATAGGTGTGGGTCACGTGCGATTCTATCTCCTGCCGTTCCTTTTCGCTTAGGCTGCCGCGGCTGATGGACAGCAGCTGTATTTCATCGGGGTTCAACAACGGAGTGGCTTCCTCCTCATCCTGCACGATTTTCCGCCCCAGATCAAACAGATGTAAGCGGTCGTTCTCCGGTAAAACCCGCGGCTCATTGGCCTCGAGGATGAACTGCAAAAGACCAT is a window of bacterium DNA encoding:
- a CDS encoding YjbQ family protein; the encoded protein is MKTATEYLWFHCKNLREYINLTDQVEAVVAKSGVQEGMVLVSAMHITAAVYVNDAESGLIEDIDEWVQRLAPFRQDYKHHRTGETNGDAHLKSLLIHHQVIVPITNGRLDLGPWQQIYYAEFDGRRRKRLVIKVMGE